The following DNA comes from Triticum aestivum cultivar Chinese Spring chromosome 3D, IWGSC CS RefSeq v2.1, whole genome shotgun sequence.
tgatggagatgaagtctccctcgatgagaggagcgttggtgatgacgatggcttcgattcccccttccagagggaagtatccccgacggaatcgctccgtcggaaaGCAAAAGTGCTCCGCCTTTGGTTCCGCCTCGAAACACCGGCGACTAGTCATAaagtcttcttcttattttttttctagggtaaataACTTCATATAGGGGAAGATGGGCAGCGGTGGACCtccatggggcccacaagccacccgggcccgccctggggggtagggcgtgcccctggCTTGTGGCCCCACCGAGGGTCTTCTCCGGTACttctttcttctagtattttttatatattccaaaataattctccgtaaatttttaggtcatttggagCTCCGGAGAATAGCTATCTCTAATGTAGCTTTTTCAGGCTCAGAATTCCAGCTGGCGGCAATCTTCCTCTTGTCATGTTCTTGCAatttaagagagaaaatgcattaatATTGCATCATAAAGTGGAGTATAActctaaaacattataaataatagtaggaaaacatgacgtaaaatggatgtatcagttaCTCATGTGTCTGCCAGAGTGCCGAAGTTACAAGCCGCATCATACAGGGGTAGAAAGCACTACACAAACCAGAATGTTCTTGCTGTTGTTGACTTTGATCTAAATTTGACATATGTGTTAGCTGGCTGGGAAGGATCAACCCATGATGCTAACATTCTTTCTCACGACATGTCTTGACCTGATGGCAAGTTCTACCTaggagatgctggctatgcatgtcggcctggtgttcttccacccttcaggaaaatTAGGTACCATCTGAACGAGTTTTTGGTTGGAACTATCCTAGGGTTGCACAGGAATTGTTTAATCTGGGACACTCTAGCCTTACAGTTAtggttgagagggcatttggagctgTGAAGAATATATTTAAAATCCTGGATCAGAAGCCATCCCACACTTTTCCCACCCAGGTTAAGCTTGTTCTTGGATGTTGCATCCTTCATAACTAGATCCTACAATGGGGATATGATGAGGTTGTGCCAGAGGAGGAGATGTGACGGCTGATGATGTTGATAGCTCCGACCATGCTGTGGAGGCTTTTGACAATGAAGCGtggaagaacaaaaggttggagtAGGTTGAGGCAACGTGGGCAAACAGACCTCAGACAAGGATCTGAAGGAGAAGGAGCAACCACAGCAGaagagaagaagcagcagcagaagaagaaacaacaacaatagaagaagaagaagaagaagacgacgtgGATGGAGTTCCACCGAGTTCAACGTCGATGAACTTTCCCCTGTTAAGCCATATGAATTTTAATTTGTACTGCTATTTGTTAGTAGTTAGGATGAACTGCCATTTGTTTCCTAGCTAGGAAAGAAACGATGTTTCAATCATGTATGATAAGGTCATCACTAGTAAGAACGGATGATCACACTACAACGCGCAACAAACGTCGGGTAGTGCATCAACCCAGTACAACGGAGGCAACCAAATCGCATTTTTCGAGTACCATGAAAGTCATCCCTTCTCGAAATTTTACACATAAATATAACACAAAACCATATTTGTTAAAAAATAGCATAAAAATGTTTTAGAGTACCCTTTAAAAAAATTAGGGTACATGTGCACCCAGGTTCCATTGGTCAATATGCCATGCTTAATAACCCACAAAATATCCTGTCAAAACGCATTGCACCGTTCCCATTCTCTCCCTAAATCTCAATTGTTTTTCTTTCTTGTTCAAAAAGTTTAGTTCGTTTGTTTTTCTAATAACTCTCCGCTCCTGTGTGGAAGTCAACATTTCCTCACCACCCACCCAAACCTACAACACACGAATTAGACGTGTCAGTCAGCTAACCCCACCCTCTCCCCGGCCCGGGGAGACCATGCACCGCCATCGCTCGCACCCCAATTCCTCCCCTGGCGCGCGTTGGTCACCACCCCATCTCCTACACCACCACATCCCGACCGCGCCACCACACGTGCCGCCGAGTTCTTTAAAACACGAGCTCCCAGCCCCGGACAAGAAGTCTTAACCACACCTCGCCCGGGCTGCCTTGGAGAAGAAGCGCCATCGCCTCTTCAAACCCACTTCCCGACCCCTCATCCTCCTACTTAAGCTCGCCTCCGCGTCCTGTTACCTTTACGCCAGTAGCCAGCCAGCCAGCAGGAGCGCCGCGTCGTACGCACACACATGCATGCCATGGCCCGGGCCGTGCACGACCGCCTCCCGttcctcgcctcgccggagccggcgCTCGCGCCGCCGGCGCCAGCCGGGAGGCGGAGGAACCCGTCCCTCTCCGAGATGCTCAGCCTCGTCAGCGCGGCCACGGTGGACCCGGCGGGCACGGACGACGACGGCTCCGTGTTCTCCCTCCCGATGCCGCAGTCCGCGCCCGCCGGCGTCGGCGACAGTAATGCGGGCGACGAGGCGCCGGGCCGGACCATCCAGTTCCGGCTGGCGTTCACCGACCTGACCTACAGCGTCCGGCGCGCGCGCcacggcggggacggcggcggcggcgggctctgcCTCCCCGTGCAGCGCCGCTCCGACCGCGTCACGGCGGCGCCCGACGCGCACGCGCCGCGGACCAAGGCGCTGCTGGCCGGCGTCTCCGGGGAGGCCAAGGAGGGCGAGATCCTCGCCGTGATGGGCGCCAGCGGCTCTGGCAAGTCCACGCTCATCGACGCGCTCGCCAACCGCATCTCCCGCGACGCGCTCAAGGGCTCCGTCACGCTCAACGGCGAGCCGCTCACCGGCAACATCCTCAAGTCCATGTCCGCGTACGTTATGCAGGACGACCTGCTGTTCCCCATGCTCACCGTCACCGAGACGCTCTCCTTCGCCGCCGACTTCCGCCTGCCGCGCTCGCTCTGCGCCGCCAAGAAGCGCGCGCGCGTGCACGCGCTCatcgaccagctcggcctccgcgcGGCGGCAAACACGATCATCGGCGACGAGGGCCACCGCGGGGTCTCCGGAGGCGAGCGCCGCAGGGTCTCCATCGGCACCGACATCATCCACGACCCCATCCTTCTGTTCCTCGACGAGCCCACCTCGGGCCTCGACTCCACGTCGGCGTTCATGGTCGTCAAGGTGCTCCGCCGCATCGCCGAGAGTGGCAGCATTGTCATTACCTCCATTCACCAGCCCAGCCAGCGCATCCTCGGCCTGCTCGACCGCCTCATCCTCCTCTCCGGTGGCCACACCGTCTTCAGCGGAGCCCCCTCCGCGCTCCCGACCTACTTCGCCGAGTTCGGGTTCCCTGTCCCCGACGACGAGAACCGCGCCGAGTTCGCGCTCGATCTCATCCGCGAGCTCGAGGCGTCGCCGACGGGGACGAAGCCTCTCGCCGACTTCCACCGCACGTGGAAGCTCATGCACGCGGCGAGGGACGACGCCGCGGCGTGGGCGCCGACGATGTCGCTGAAGGAGGCCATCAGCGCGAGCATCTCGCGCGGGAAGCTGGTGTCGGGCGCGGACGTGTCGAGCGGGGAGGCGGCGTCGATGCACACGTACGCGAACCCGTTCTGGGTGGAGATGAAGGTGCTGACGAAGCGGTCGGCGATCAACACGCGGCGCATGCCGGAGCTGTTCCTCATCCGCCTGGGCGCCGTGGTGGTGACCGGCGCGATCCTGGCGACCGTCTTCTTCAAGCTGGACCAGTCGCCCAAGGGCGCGCAGGAGCGGCTGGGCTTCTTCGCCTTCGCCATGTCCACCATGTTCTACACCTGCGCCGACGCACTCCCAGTGTTCCTCCAGGAGCGGTACGTGTTCCTCCGGGAGACGGCCTACGGCGCGTACCGCCACGTCTCCTACGTGCTCTCCAACGCCATCGTCTCCTTCCCGCCGCTGGTGGTCCTGTCGCTGGCCTTCGCGCTCACCACCTTCTTCGCCGTGGGGCTGGCCGGCGGCGCGTCCGGGTTCGCCTTCTACACGCTGGCCATCCTGGCGTCCTTCTGGGCCGGGAGCGGGTTCGTGACCTTCCTCTCCGGCGTGATCccgcacgtgatgatcgggtacaCGGTGGTGGTGGCCATCCTCGCCTACTTCCTGCTCTTCAGCGGCTTCTTCATCAACCGGGACAGGATACCGGCCTACTGGCTGTGGTTCCACTACCTGTCGCTGGTCAAGTACCCGTTCGAGGGGGTGCTGCAGAACGAGTTCGCGCGCGGCGGCGAGTGCTTCGTGCGCGGCGCGCAGATCTTCGACAACTCGCCGCTGGGGGCGCTGCCGGAGGCGGTGAAGGAGCGGGTGCTGGCGTCCATCAGCTCGGCGCTCGGGGTCGGGATCGGCGCCGACACCTGCGTGGCCACGGGGCGGAGCGTGCTGCGGCAGGCGGCCGTGACGCAGCTCGGCAAGTGGGAGTGCCTGCTGGTGACGGCGGCCTGGGGCTTCTTCTTCCGGATCCTCTTCTACTTCAGCCTCGTGCTCGGCAGCAAGAACAAGAGGAGGTGATCATTCGTGCAGCGCGCGCGGATGCATACGTTTGATTTGAACCGTCCGaggaaggaagaagatgatgacatGATTAAGCAGTTGCCACACTATCATCTATCGGTCTCTGCAATTGTTAAACAGATGTGCTTTcgacttcttttttttctttacttttctTCTCCTTGTGATGTTGCAAGTCAAATAATTAAGTGGTTCATACATTACATATGCTTTCCTATCCACTGCCCTTTTTGTTCCTTTTTCATAGTGTGTTGTAGACTTGTGAAATGACGTAGTGCTGCTATTTTTGTTCCAAAATGCTTGTCCAAACCTCATGAAAAACAAACGCAATCTGATGCTAAGTAACATGGTTTTGTTGTGTTGTGGTCGATCTCTTATCCGTTTCTCCCGCTTCACTTTATTTGGTGAGATGTGGTTTGGAACTTCATTCGTAATGCATGCGCCGTGTTGTTCACTGGTGCGAAAAAGGTTGAGGGTTTCCTTCTTATATACACTGAAACGAATAAAGCAGAATCCCTTTTGAAAATCTTTATAAGAAGAGAGCACAAACTTGTGCTGTTCTCATGAGATTATGTTCCTTTATTATGttcttacactagtagaaaacagggctttcgtttgggcatggcaagcccattagtcgcggttcagtcacgaaccgggacccatggggcattcgtcccggttcgtgagcccggggggcggccggggcctcgtgggcattggtcccggttcgaggcacgaaccgggactaatgggcctcgctcctggcccacaaccattggtcccggttctaggcttgaaccgggacagaaggcccggatttagtaccggttctagccacgaaccgggacaaatgagctgcctatatataccccatcgccgcagcacaGCACTCCaaagtgctctattttttctggccgtcgaggggagggcatttgggtgctctagctcac
Coding sequences within:
- the LOC123079670 gene encoding ABC transporter G family member 6 yields the protein MHAMARAVHDRLPFLASPEPALAPPAPAGRRRNPSLSEMLSLVSAATVDPAGTDDDGSVFSLPMPQSAPAGVGDSNAGDEAPGRTIQFRLAFTDLTYSVRRARHGGDGGGGGLCLPVQRRSDRVTAAPDAHAPRTKALLAGVSGEAKEGEILAVMGASGSGKSTLIDALANRISRDALKGSVTLNGEPLTGNILKSMSAYVMQDDLLFPMLTVTETLSFAADFRLPRSLCAAKKRARVHALIDQLGLRAAANTIIGDEGHRGVSGGERRRVSIGTDIIHDPILLFLDEPTSGLDSTSAFMVVKVLRRIAESGSIVITSIHQPSQRILGLLDRLILLSGGHTVFSGAPSALPTYFAEFGFPVPDDENRAEFALDLIRELEASPTGTKPLADFHRTWKLMHAARDDAAAWAPTMSLKEAISASISRGKLVSGADVSSGEAASMHTYANPFWVEMKVLTKRSAINTRRMPELFLIRLGAVVVTGAILATVFFKLDQSPKGAQERLGFFAFAMSTMFYTCADALPVFLQERYVFLRETAYGAYRHVSYVLSNAIVSFPPLVVLSLAFALTTFFAVGLAGGASGFAFYTLAILASFWAGSGFVTFLSGVIPHVMIGYTVVVAILAYFLLFSGFFINRDRIPAYWLWFHYLSLVKYPFEGVLQNEFARGGECFVRGAQIFDNSPLGALPEAVKERVLASISSALGVGIGADTCVATGRSVLRQAAVTQLGKWECLLVTAAWGFFFRILFYFSLVLGSKNKRR